A region of Acidobacteriota bacterium DNA encodes the following proteins:
- a CDS encoding NAD(P)/FAD-dependent oxidoreductase: protein MTTSSGQVLVIGNGVAGITAARHIRKTSDRPITVISAESDHFFSRTALMYIYMGHMTYENTKPYQDWFWEKNRIDLLRAYVDQVDPENRTIRLAGGRQLEYETLIIASGSKSNQFGWPGQSLHGVQGLYSLQDLELMEKHSAGLRRAVVVGGGLIGVEMAEMFHSRGIPVTFLVREKSWMEHAFPAEESQMINRQIRKNGIDLRLETELDRILGDDQGRARAVVTKDGEEIDCQFVGLTVGVSPNIAFLEGSGIECDRGVLVDEHLRTSAPGVFAAGDCAQLRDPKPGRRPVSMPLRA, encoded by the coding sequence GTGACTACAAGCTCCGGACAGGTCCTCGTCATCGGCAACGGTGTCGCCGGCATCACCGCCGCCCGCCACATCCGCAAGACCAGCGACCGGCCCATCACCGTCATCTCCGCCGAATCCGACCACTTCTTCTCCCGCACCGCCCTGATGTACATCTACATGGGGCATATGACCTACGAAAACACCAAGCCCTATCAGGATTGGTTCTGGGAGAAGAACCGCATCGATCTGCTGCGGGCCTACGTGGACCAGGTAGATCCGGAGAACCGCACGATCCGCCTGGCCGGCGGCCGGCAACTGGAGTACGAGACGCTAATCATCGCTTCCGGCTCGAAGTCCAACCAATTCGGCTGGCCGGGGCAGAGTCTTCACGGCGTCCAGGGGCTCTACAGCCTGCAAGATCTGGAGCTGATGGAAAAACACAGCGCCGGGCTGCGCCGGGCGGTGGTGGTAGGAGGCGGCCTCATCGGCGTCGAGATGGCGGAGATGTTCCACTCCCGGGGGATTCCCGTGACCTTCCTGGTGCGGGAGAAGAGCTGGATGGAGCACGCCTTCCCGGCGGAAGAATCGCAGATGATCAACCGCCAGATCCGCAAGAACGGCATCGACCTGCGCCTGGAGACGGAGCTCGACCGCATTCTGGGGGACGATCAAGGAAGAGCCCGCGCCGTGGTCACCAAGGACGGCGAGGAGATCGACTGCCAATTCGTCGGCCTCACCGTCGGCGTCAGCCCCAACATCGCCTTTCTGGAGGGCTCGGGCATCGAATGCGACCGCGGCGTGCTGGTGGATGAGCACCTGCGCACCAGCGCTCCCGGAGTCTTCGCCGCCGGCGATTGCGCTCAGCTGCGCGATCCCAAGCCCGGACGGCGGCCGGTGTCTATGCCTTTACGAGCATAA
- a CDS encoding COX15/CtaA family protein, which yields MSAAPQTRNRLARFAWSVLGFNLLVIVWGAVVRATGSGAGCGSHWPLCNGEVVPLEPATETLIELFHRATSGIALLLVIALTVAVFRAFPKGHVARRAAMASLILIFIEALIGAGLVLFELVGDNDSMARAVYIAAHLTNTLLLVGALTLTARFSAPDRTVTSQRHWGHSLLWISFLGALLAAVSGAIAALGDTLFPPETLGQALAQDVSSTGHLLVRLRTFHPLIAIGAGLVMLVLARRQLESPYRSTRTQRDARLLMFLVLLQMTGGVINVALLAPIWMQVVHLLMADLMWIALVLLAESLTTEPLKARPRPPVETHPKESGRQERSRA from the coding sequence ATGAGCGCAGCGCCCCAAACCCGGAACCGCCTCGCCCGCTTTGCCTGGTCGGTCCTCGGCTTCAACCTCCTGGTCATCGTCTGGGGAGCAGTGGTGCGAGCCACCGGCTCCGGCGCCGGCTGCGGCAGTCACTGGCCGCTGTGCAACGGCGAGGTGGTGCCCCTGGAGCCGGCCACCGAGACCCTCATCGAGCTCTTCCACCGGGCCACCAGCGGCATCGCCCTGTTGCTGGTCATCGCCCTGACGGTGGCGGTCTTCCGCGCCTTCCCCAAGGGCCACGTAGCCCGCCGCGCGGCCATGGCCTCGCTGATCCTGATCTTCATCGAGGCTCTCATCGGCGCCGGGTTGGTGCTCTTCGAGCTGGTGGGGGACAACGACTCCATGGCCCGGGCGGTCTACATTGCCGCCCACCTCACCAACACCCTGCTGCTGGTGGGGGCCCTCACCCTCACCGCCCGCTTCAGCGCCCCCGACAGGACCGTGACCTCCCAACGCCACTGGGGTCACAGCCTCCTCTGGATTTCGTTCCTGGGCGCCCTCCTGGCTGCCGTCAGCGGAGCCATCGCCGCCCTCGGCGACACCCTCTTTCCCCCCGAGACCTTGGGGCAAGCCCTGGCCCAGGACGTCTCCTCCACCGGCCACCTGCTGGTCCGATTGCGCACCTTCCACCCCCTCATCGCCATCGGCGCCGGCCTCGTCATGCTGGTCCTTGCCCGGCGACAGCTGGAGAGCCCCTACCGCAGCACCCGCACGCAACGGGACGCCCGCCTGCTGATGTTCCTGGTGCTGCTACAGATGACCGGCGGAGTGATCAACGTCGCCCTGCTGGCGCCGATTTGGATGCAGGTGGTGCATCTGCTGATGGCGGACCTGATGTGGATCGCCCTGGTGCTGCTGGCGGAATCCCTCACCACCGAGCCCCTCAAAGCCCGTCCGCGCCCGCCGGTAGAGACCCATCCCAAGGAATCGGGTCGCCAAGAACGGAGCCGAGCTTGA
- a CDS encoding BrxA/BrxB family bacilliredoxin: MPYSPLLVQPMREELTSLGVEELRTADAVDQLMNNADGTALLVFNSVCGCAAGGARPAIRLALEGGGATPDKVVTVFAGQDVEATAKARSYIADIPPSSPSFALFKDGELVYFVPRHRIEGRSPEAIAQDLGSAFAEHCGVAAS; encoded by the coding sequence ATGCCCTATAGCCCGCTTCTAGTCCAGCCCATGCGCGAAGAGCTCACCAGCCTCGGCGTCGAAGAATTGCGCACCGCCGATGCGGTGGACCAGCTGATGAACAACGCCGACGGCACGGCCCTGCTGGTCTTCAACTCGGTCTGCGGCTGCGCCGCCGGCGGCGCCCGCCCGGCCATTCGCCTGGCGTTGGAAGGCGGCGGTGCGACGCCGGACAAGGTGGTGACGGTCTTCGCCGGCCAGGATGTGGAAGCCACCGCCAAGGCCCGCTCCTACATCGCCGACATCCCGCCGTCGAGCCCCTCCTTCGCCCTGTTCAAGGACGGTGAGCTGGTCTACTTCGTGCCCCGCCACCGCATCGAGGGACGCTCTCCGGAAGCCATCGCCCAGGATCTCGGCAGCGCCTTCGCCGAGCACTGCGGCGTCGCGGCGTCCTGA
- a CDS encoding DUF423 domain-containing protein, which yields MRILATLAALFAAAAVIAGAFGAHALAGRLDARGLELWETASRYLMYGALGALVAAAGGWSYGAASAGFLLAGAAIFSGTVFALALGSPRWFGAITPIGGTLLIVGFLVLAFGIWRGR from the coding sequence ATGAGAATCCTAGCCACCCTCGCCGCCCTCTTCGCCGCCGCCGCCGTCATCGCCGGTGCCTTTGGAGCTCACGCCCTCGCCGGCCGCCTCGACGCCCGGGGCTTGGAGCTGTGGGAAACCGCCTCCCGCTACCTCATGTACGGCGCCTTGGGGGCGCTGGTGGCCGCTGCCGGAGGCTGGTCCTACGGTGCCGCCTCCGCGGGCTTCCTCTTGGCCGGAGCGGCCATCTTCAGCGGCACCGTCTTCGCCCTCGCCCTCGGCTCGCCGCGCTGGTTCGGGGCCATCACCCCCATCGGCGGAACCCTCCTCATCGTCGGCTTCTTGGTCCTGGCCTTCGGCATCTGGCGCGGCCGCTGA
- the pruA gene encoding L-glutamate gamma-semialdehyde dehydrogenase gives MSNSVVNVPPPHNEPVRKYAPGSEEKRTLKARLQQMMQEELEIPLIIGGQEVRTGDLAEAICPHDHQHVLARYHRAGAAEVEQAIEAAGKAWKEWSEMPWEARASVFLRAAELLAGPWRDTLNAATMLNQSKTVVQAEIDSACELIDFLRFNPHYMQEIYRQQSASSPQIWNHLEFRPLEGFIFAVTPFNFTAIGGNLPTSPALMGNTVLWKPASTAVLSNYYFMKLLQEAGLPDGVINFLPGSGAQVGDPVLASSELAGIHFTGSTGVFQGMWKTIGDNIQRYKGYPRIVGETGGKDFVFAHGSADVEPLVTALVRGAFEYQGQKCSAASRAYIPKSLWPQVKDGLEQALSEIRMGSPLDFRNFLAAVIDRKSFDKLSGAIDFARESDDAEVILGGGCDDSTGFFIEPTVVVTTDPKFRLMEEELFGPVLTLYVYEDDDLDATLELCNTTSPYALTGAIFANDRAAVVRMSRALRHAAGNFYINDKPTGAVVSQQPFGGGRASGTNDKAGSMFNLLRWTSVRSVKENLLPTRQVAYPHMGEE, from the coding sequence ATGTCCAATTCCGTCGTCAACGTTCCGCCCCCGCACAACGAGCCGGTGCGCAAATACGCTCCCGGCTCGGAAGAGAAGCGCACCCTCAAAGCGCGCCTGCAGCAGATGATGCAGGAGGAGCTGGAGATTCCGCTGATCATCGGCGGGCAAGAGGTGCGCACCGGCGATCTCGCCGAGGCCATCTGCCCCCACGATCATCAGCACGTCCTCGCCCGCTACCACCGCGCCGGCGCCGCCGAGGTAGAGCAGGCTATCGAGGCCGCCGGCAAGGCGTGGAAAGAATGGTCCGAGATGCCCTGGGAGGCTCGCGCCTCGGTCTTCCTGCGCGCCGCCGAGCTCCTCGCCGGCCCCTGGCGGGACACCCTCAATGCCGCCACCATGCTCAATCAGAGCAAGACCGTGGTGCAGGCGGAGATCGACTCCGCCTGTGAGCTCATCGACTTCCTGCGCTTCAATCCCCACTACATGCAGGAGATCTACCGGCAACAGTCGGCGTCCTCGCCGCAGATCTGGAACCACCTGGAGTTCCGGCCCCTGGAGGGCTTCATCTTCGCCGTCACCCCCTTCAACTTCACCGCCATCGGCGGCAATCTCCCGACCTCGCCGGCGCTCATGGGCAACACGGTGCTGTGGAAGCCGGCGTCGACGGCGGTGCTCTCCAACTACTACTTCATGAAGCTGCTCCAGGAGGCCGGCCTGCCCGACGGGGTGATCAACTTCCTCCCCGGCTCCGGCGCTCAGGTGGGGGACCCGGTGCTCGCCAGCTCCGAGCTGGCGGGGATTCACTTCACCGGCTCCACTGGCGTTTTCCAGGGTATGTGGAAGACCATCGGTGACAACATCCAGCGCTACAAGGGCTACCCGCGCATCGTCGGCGAGACCGGCGGTAAGGACTTCGTCTTCGCCCACGGCAGTGCCGACGTCGAGCCCCTGGTCACCGCCTTGGTGCGCGGCGCCTTCGAATACCAGGGGCAGAAATGCTCCGCCGCTTCCCGCGCTTACATCCCCAAGTCCCTGTGGCCGCAGGTGAAGGACGGCTTGGAGCAGGCCCTGAGCGAGATTCGCATGGGCTCTCCGCTGGATTTCCGCAACTTCCTGGCGGCGGTCATCGACCGCAAATCCTTCGACAAGCTCTCCGGGGCCATCGACTTCGCCCGCGAGTCCGACGATGCGGAAGTGATCCTCGGCGGCGGCTGCGACGACTCCACGGGCTTTTTCATCGAGCCCACGGTGGTGGTCACCACCGATCCCAAGTTCCGCCTGATGGAGGAGGAGCTCTTCGGTCCGGTGCTGACCCTCTACGTCTACGAGGACGACGACCTCGACGCCACCCTCGAGCTGTGCAACACCACCAGCCCCTATGCCCTCACCGGCGCCATCTTCGCCAACGACCGGGCGGCGGTGGTGCGCATGAGCCGGGCGCTGCGCCACGCGGCGGGCAACTTCTACATCAACGACAAGCCCACCGGAGCGGTGGTCAGCCAGCAGCCCTTCGGCGGCGGTCGGGCCTCCGGTACCAACGACAAGGCGGGCTCGATGTTCAACCTCCTGCGCTGGACCTCGGTTCGTTCGGTGAAGGAGAACCTGCTGCCCACTCGCCAGGTCGCCTATCCCCACATGGGGGAGGAGTAG